Proteins from one Rosa chinensis cultivar Old Blush chromosome 7, RchiOBHm-V2, whole genome shotgun sequence genomic window:
- the LOC112180786 gene encoding auxin-responsive protein SAUR71, with protein MDIVKGKWTKNLIIKAWKRCSTLPKQSSRKGSTAAASLSRSKSWSSSTTSSTGTCKQKKNKAKTCQVAPVGCFTVYVGPEKQRFVVRMEYVNHPLFKMLLEDAALEYGYKNDGPILLPCHVDLFCNVMAEMESNDIDEDRISAPSNCSPIIFSPARRRNCASNRGYGGAYRVLTPTSSSSSMVVT; from the coding sequence ATGGATATCGTGAAGGGAAAGTGGACGAAGAATCTGATCATCAAGGCGTGGAAGCGATGCAGTACTTTACCGAAACAAAGCAGCAGGAAAGGATCTACAGCAGCCGCTTCATTGTCAAGGAGCAAATCATGGAGCTCCAGTACTACTAGTAGTACTGGCACTTGCaagcagaagaagaacaagGCCAAGACATGTCAAGTCGCTCCAGTTGGGTGTTTCACGGTCTATGTTGGACCCGAAAAGCAGCGATTTGTGGTGAGGATGGAGTATGTTAATCATCCATTGTTCAAGATGCTGCTGGAGGATGCAGCATTGGAGTATGGGTACAAAAATGACGGTCCGATATTGCTCCCTTGCCATGTGGATCTGTTCTGCAATGTTATGGCAGAGATGGAGAGCAATGATATCGATGAGGATAGGATCAGTGCTCCCAGTAATTGTTCTCCGATAATCTTCAGTCCAGCTCGTCGTAGAAATTGTGCCAGTAACAGAGGTTACGGTGGTGCTTATAGGGTACTTACTCCAACATCATCGTCATCATCAATGGTGGTTACCTAG